A single Cyprinus carpio isolate SPL01 chromosome A6, ASM1834038v1, whole genome shotgun sequence DNA region contains:
- the LOC122134310 gene encoding dynein beta chain, ciliary-like — protein sequence MASATLGVISLINDMLASGDIPDLVSEEEVDMIVTSIRVELRVLGLVDTHENSWNFIDHIRRQLKVVLCFSPVGFTLRTRERKFPALVNCTAID from the exons ATGGCATCAGCGACCTTAGG aGTGATATCGCTGATCAATGACATGCTAGCATCAG ggGATATACCTGACTTGGTCAGTGAGGAAGAGGTTGATATGATCGTCACCTCTATTCGAGTGGAGTTGAGGGTGCTTGGTTTGGTGGACACGCATGAAAACTCCTGGAACTTCATTGATCATATACGCAGACAGCTTAAG GTGGTGCTGTGTTTTTCTCCGGTTGGCTTCACTCTTCGTACACGTGAACGGAAGTTTCCGGCTCTCGTGAACTGCACCGCCATTGACTGA